The Plasmodium malariae genome assembly, chromosome: 3 genome window below encodes:
- the PmUG01_03026100 gene encoding 40S ribosomal protein S10, putative, with translation MDKKILPHHKYSYIPKQNKKLIYEYLFKEGVIVVEKDAKIPRHPHLNVPNLHIMMTLKSLKSRNYVEEKYNWKHQYFVLNNEGIEYLREFLHLPPSIFPATLSKKTVNRAPKVEEEFSREFRQPMGRGRSYEKRNFD, from the exons atggataagAAGATTCTGCCACATCATAAGTATAGTTATATTCCAAAACAGAACAAGAAACTCATATATGAGTATTTGTTTAAGg AGGGAGTCATAGTAGTTGAAAAAGATGCAAAGATTCCTCGCCACCCCCATTTAAATGTACCAAATTTGCACATAATGATGACACTGAAGTCTTTGAAAAGCAGAAATTATGTGgaggaaaaatataactgGAAGCAccaatattttgtattaaacAATGAAG GTATTGAATACTTGAGGGAGTTTTTACACCTACCACCATCTATATTCCCTGCAACTCTGTCCAAAAAGACAGTGAATAGAGCACCAAAGGTGGAAGAGGAATTTTCAAGAGAGTTTAGACAGCCAATGGGTAGAGGAAGAtcttatgaaaaaagaaacttCGACTGA
- the PmUG01_03026200 gene encoding conserved Plasmodium protein, unknown function, producing MKITTKALGRTLTALHYLLIVVVITTPINVSYYCSCFYMEKSIYMNREKNGKNSTYRVFVSKPAQKKSNQLRTKIIINKRKKEENEKNKQSRMDDFKLTSNYKLIEELIDEYPYKLPDYNIDKEPFIILKDKIKGEYLKGYELPFNLIDPVKYELLKLIGKICDPFKPLCSHSLTPRLFISKLFTNRSVITYDDFCYKLEYKINFYMPSYTELFKYEKELLWKEWIAIRNLKEVSPVTPLDDHERVDRILEEGETTLPIVIKKTNREINSQGIHPSILKMFFDFLNIEKCEKVLKRDNAFLKLETIKNQIKNREFLEGIRPDYLYIMFNKKANEYYSNFNEKEFEKTYQEAVNYNNMTQKMISENSLYKKQRKQFSEQTKKSLMKFYDIQLPSFFKEYIKKKEENYKLIQARIKRMIDNKYLKRKQRRDEKALLGNTPAALEAPGHKTDLTDDKKKKKKKKKKR from the coding sequence ATGAAAATAACGACAAAAGCTTTAGGAAGAACCCTCACAGCATTACACTACCTTCTGATTGTAGTAGTGATAACGACCCCCATAAATGTGAGCTACTACTGTAGTTGCTTTTATATGGAGAAGAGCATCTATATgaatagagaaaaaaatggaaagaatAGTACTTATCGTGTGTTCGTGTCTAAACCAGCCCAAAAAAAGAGTAATCAGTtaagaacaaaaattatcataaataaaagaaaaaaagaagaaaatgaaaaaaacaaacaatcTAGAATGGATGATTTTAAGTTAACCtcaaattataaattaatagaaGAATTAATTGATGAATATCCATATAAATTACCTGACTATAACATAGATAAAGAaccatttattattttaaaagataaaataaaaggagaGTATTTAAAAGGATATGAATTACcatttaatttaatagaTCCTGTAAAATATGAACTCTTAAAATTAATTGGAAAAATCTGTGATCCGTTTAAACCATTATGTAGTCATTCTTTAACCCCTCGATTATTTATTAGCAAATTATTTACTAACAGATCAGTAATAACATATGATGATTTTTGTTATAAGcttgaatataaaataaatttttatatgcctTCTTATACGGAGctatttaaatatgaaaaggaaTTATTATGGAAAGAATGGATAGCtataagaaatttaaaagaagtaTCACCTGTAACACCATTAGATGACCATGAACGAGTAGACCGGATTTTAGAAGAAGGGGAAACGACCTTACcaattgtaataaaaaaaacaaatagagAAATAAACAGTCAAGGTATTCATCcatctattttaaaaatgttttttgattttttaaatattgaaaaatgtgaaaaagtattaaaaagagataatgcatttttaaaattagaaacaattaaaaatcaaataaaaaatagagaatTCTTAGAAGGAATTCGACCGGactatttatatatcatgttcaacaaaaaagcaaatgaatattattcaaatttcaatgaaaaagaatttgAAAAAACATATCAAGAAGCTGttaattacaataatatgaCACAAAAAATGATAAGCGAAAATTCactttataaaaaacaaagaaaacaATTTTCAGAACAAACTAAAAAGTCGCTCATgaaattttatgatatacAATTACCatccttttttaaagaatatataaaaaagaaagaagaaaattataaacttATACAAGCTCGTATCAAGCGTATGATTGACAATAAGTATTTAAAGAGGAAACAAAGAAGGGATGAGAAGGCACTCTTGGGAAATACACCTGCAGCACTTGAGGCACCGGGCCACAAAACAGACCTGACGGACGataagaagaagaagaaaaaaaaaaaaaaaaaaaggtaa